From one Nocardioides scoriae genomic stretch:
- a CDS encoding low molecular weight protein-tyrosine-phosphatase, producing MSASEAGSPSGSTAGPPRLPAPRGAPYRISFVCLGNICRSPMADVVMTRLVDDAGLAGRVAVRSSGTGGWHVGEPMDPRAAAELAAEDYDPSAHRAQQFDASWLEDDLVLAMDAANLDAVSDGRGASERVRLLRSFDPLAKTGDLDVPDPYYGGPDGFTDVLRMVERSCARLLAGLEALDLPDR from the coding sequence GTGAGCGCCTCCGAGGCCGGTTCGCCGAGCGGGTCCACCGCGGGCCCGCCACGGCTGCCGGCGCCGCGGGGCGCGCCGTACCGGATCTCGTTCGTGTGCCTGGGCAACATCTGCCGCTCCCCCATGGCCGACGTGGTGATGACCCGGCTGGTCGACGACGCGGGCCTGGCCGGGCGGGTCGCCGTCCGCTCCAGCGGCACCGGCGGCTGGCACGTGGGCGAGCCGATGGACCCGCGGGCGGCGGCCGAGCTGGCGGCGGAGGACTACGACCCCTCGGCCCACCGCGCCCAGCAGTTCGACGCCTCGTGGCTCGAGGACGACCTCGTGCTGGCCATGGACGCCGCCAACCTCGACGCGGTCAGCGACGGCCGCGGCGCGAGCGAGCGGGTGCGGCTGCTGCGGTCCTTCGACCCGCTCGCGAAGACGGGCGACCTCGACGTGCCCGACCCGTACTACGGCGGCCCCGACGGGTTCACCGACGTCCTCCGCATGGTCGAGCGCTCCTGCGCCCGCCTCCTCGCCGGTCTGGAGGCCCTCGACCTGCCTGACCGATGA
- a CDS encoding dimethylarginine dimethylaminohydrolase family protein has product MSTRPAPLAWGRRYLAVSPDHFRVDYAINPFMHLDDQPDPVRTREQWDAMLAAIEAAGATVEVLPQLAEAPDMVYAMNLGLALERPTGEAHVVLSHMRYAERRMETPVAERWFADHGASVQRTGRDGVGAHLEAGDAFAFGGELVVGYGPRTEELALKHLATELGVSVRGFRIVHPGMYHMDLGFCPLDETRAMVCPAAYDDASAAALLDLVPEPLVLSEEEAMTFCANSVVVGRTVVMPACPDRVRARLEEWGFEVVVVEVGEFLKGGGAIRCLTNPLDVRLGRDLDLVPGGRVTLA; this is encoded by the coding sequence ATGAGCACCCGACCCGCCCCCCTCGCGTGGGGCCGCCGCTACCTGGCGGTCTCGCCCGACCACTTCCGCGTCGACTACGCCATCAACCCGTTCATGCACCTTGACGACCAGCCCGACCCGGTCCGCACCCGCGAGCAGTGGGACGCCATGCTCGCCGCGATCGAGGCGGCCGGTGCCACCGTCGAGGTGCTGCCGCAGCTCGCCGAGGCGCCCGACATGGTCTACGCGATGAACCTCGGCCTCGCGCTGGAGCGCCCGACCGGTGAGGCCCACGTGGTGCTGTCCCACATGAGGTACGCCGAGCGCCGCATGGAGACCCCCGTCGCCGAGCGCTGGTTCGCCGACCACGGGGCGTCGGTGCAGCGCACCGGCCGCGACGGCGTCGGTGCCCACCTCGAGGCCGGGGACGCCTTCGCGTTCGGCGGCGAGCTGGTCGTCGGCTACGGCCCCCGCACCGAGGAGCTGGCCCTCAAGCACCTCGCCACCGAGCTCGGCGTCAGCGTCCGGGGCTTCCGGATCGTGCACCCGGGGATGTACCACATGGACCTCGGCTTCTGCCCCCTCGACGAGACCCGCGCGATGGTCTGCCCCGCGGCGTACGACGACGCCTCGGCCGCCGCGCTGCTCGACCTCGTGCCCGAGCCGCTCGTGCTGAGCGAGGAGGAGGCGATGACGTTCTGCGCCAACTCCGTGGTCGTGGGCCGCACCGTCGTGATGCCCGCCTGCCCCGACCGGGTCCGCGCCCGGCTCGAGGAGTGGGGCTTCGAGGTCGTGGTCGTCGAGGTCGGCGAGTTCCTCAAGGGGGGCGGCGCGATCCGGTGCCTCACCAACCCGCTCGACGTCCGCCTCGGCCGCGACCTCGACCTGGTCCCCGGCGGCCGGGTCACCCTGGCCTGA
- a CDS encoding MFS transporter: MSHDTAAEPTAGRHAATPARDPKWWTLVAVCTGVFMLLLDITIVNVALPDIQRELDASLSDLQWVIDAYALSLAALLLTAGSLADLFGRRRVFVIGVVLFTLGSIACGAAQDITLLTVSRAFQGIGGAAMFATALALLAGAFHGKDRGTAFGVFGAVTGVAVAIGPVLGGVLTSGLSWRWIFFVNIPICLVAIAVTVLKVQESKNPRAGRPDWIGFVTFSIALGALVYGLIEAGQKSWGDTVVVTSLVVSAVLLAAFVVSQLRQSSPMFDLGLLRKPTFVGGLVAAFGVSASIFSLLTFLVIYVQNVLDYSAVGTGVRFLFLSGASFVAAAIAGRLTERMPVKWLIGPGFLVLGVGLLLILGIQDDSSWTHLIPGLTVAGVGIGMINPPLASTAVGVVEVERSGMASGVNSTFRQVGIATGIAALGSIFGQQVADAVRPALRGEVPTAALEPLTAALSGGQVNAAAQGAQAAATQGGGASAGQQAFDLVTRVGTSGVVDALNHITAIAAGIAFVAGVLCLVLIRQRDFVVRGGPRPPAE; encoded by the coding sequence ATGAGCCACGACACCGCCGCCGAGCCCACCGCCGGGCGCCACGCCGCGACGCCGGCCCGCGACCCCAAGTGGTGGACGCTGGTCGCCGTCTGCACCGGCGTGTTCATGCTGCTGCTCGACATCACCATCGTGAACGTCGCGCTGCCCGACATCCAGCGCGAGCTCGACGCCTCGCTCTCGGACCTGCAGTGGGTGATCGACGCCTACGCGCTCAGCCTGGCGGCGCTGCTGCTGACGGCCGGGTCGCTGGCCGACCTCTTCGGGCGCCGCCGGGTCTTCGTGATCGGCGTCGTGCTGTTCACCCTCGGCTCGATCGCCTGCGGGGCCGCACAGGACATCACCCTGCTGACGGTGTCGCGGGCGTTCCAGGGCATCGGCGGCGCGGCGATGTTCGCCACCGCGCTCGCCCTGCTCGCGGGCGCCTTCCACGGCAAGGACCGCGGCACCGCCTTCGGCGTCTTCGGCGCGGTGACCGGCGTCGCGGTCGCCATCGGCCCGGTGCTGGGCGGCGTGCTCACCAGCGGGCTGTCGTGGCGCTGGATCTTCTTCGTCAACATCCCGATCTGCCTGGTCGCCATCGCCGTCACGGTGCTGAAGGTGCAGGAGTCGAAGAACCCGCGGGCCGGCCGACCCGACTGGATCGGGTTCGTCACGTTCTCGATCGCCCTGGGCGCCCTGGTCTACGGCCTCATCGAGGCCGGCCAGAAGAGCTGGGGCGACACGGTCGTGGTGACCTCGCTGGTCGTCTCGGCCGTGCTGCTGGCGGCGTTCGTGGTCAGCCAGCTGCGGCAGAGCAGCCCGATGTTCGACCTCGGCCTGCTCCGCAAGCCGACCTTCGTCGGCGGCCTGGTGGCGGCGTTCGGCGTCTCGGCGTCGATCTTCTCGCTGCTGACGTTCCTGGTGATCTACGTCCAGAACGTCCTGGACTACTCGGCCGTGGGCACCGGCGTCCGCTTCCTGTTCCTCTCCGGCGCCTCCTTCGTGGCTGCCGCGATCGCCGGCCGGCTCACCGAGCGGATGCCGGTCAAGTGGCTCATCGGCCCGGGCTTCCTCGTGCTCGGCGTCGGCCTGCTGCTGATCCTGGGCATCCAGGACGACTCGTCCTGGACCCACCTGATCCCCGGGCTGACCGTCGCCGGCGTGGGCATCGGCATGATCAACCCGCCGCTGGCCTCCACCGCGGTCGGCGTCGTCGAGGTCGAGCGCTCGGGCATGGCCAGCGGCGTCAACTCGACCTTCCGCCAGGTCGGCATCGCCACCGGCATCGCGGCGCTGGGCTCGATCTTCGGCCAGCAGGTCGCGGACGCCGTGCGGCCCGCGCTGCGGGGCGAGGTCCCGACGGCCGCGCTGGAGCCGCTCACCGCGGCCCTGTCCGGCGGCCAGGTCAACGCCGCCGCCCAGGGGGCCCAGGCAGCGGCCACGCAGGGCGGCGGCGCGTCGGCCGGCCAGCAGGCCTTCGACCTCGTCACCCGGGTCGGCACGTCGGGCGTGGTCGACGCGCTCAACCACATCACCGCGATCGCCGCCGGCATCGCCTTCGTGGCCGGCGTGCTGTGCCTGGTCCTGATCCGGCAGCGCGACTTCGTGGTGCGCGGGGGCCCGCGACCGCCTGCGGAGTGA
- a CDS encoding TIGR03086 family metal-binding protein encodes MLAPPVAVAAFDAALDWTHGRLERARDTSPTAPTPCPGWDLRALLVHMDDSLAALAEAASLGRVGVDPGAAPPAATTSELVDRVVRRACATRAAWSARPGGGPVEVGTLALDRDTVALVGAVEVTAHGWDVGVAVGDATPLPEPLAARLLPVALSLVGPEDRPRRFGPALPVTPGAGPAERLLAHLGRGPVRPEELRT; translated from the coding sequence GTGCTCGCGCCACCCGTCGCGGTGGCTGCGTTCGACGCTGCCCTGGACTGGACCCACGGCCGGCTCGAGCGCGCCCGGGACACCTCCCCGACCGCGCCCACTCCCTGTCCCGGCTGGGACCTGCGGGCGCTGCTCGTCCACATGGACGACTCCCTGGCCGCGCTGGCCGAGGCGGCCTCGCTGGGCCGCGTCGGCGTCGACCCCGGGGCCGCGCCGCCCGCGGCGACCACCTCCGAGCTGGTCGACCGCGTGGTGCGCCGCGCCTGCGCCACCCGCGCGGCCTGGTCGGCCCGACCCGGTGGCGGCCCCGTCGAGGTCGGGACGCTTGCGCTCGACCGCGACACCGTCGCCCTGGTCGGGGCCGTGGAGGTGACCGCCCACGGGTGGGACGTGGGCGTGGCCGTCGGCGACGCGACGCCCCTGCCGGAGCCGCTCGCCGCCCGGCTGCTCCCGGTGGCGCTGAGCCTGGTCGGCCCCGAGGACCGACCGCGGCGCTTCGGTCCGGCGCTCCCGGTCACGCCCGGGGCCGGGCCGGCGGAGCGGCTGCTCGCGCACCTCGGACGGGGTCCGGTGCGGCCCGAGGAGCTCCGCACCTGA
- a CDS encoding GntR family transcriptional regulator — protein MSATPPFAGLSIEPMTTVERVAEELRRSLFEGEIEPGTPLREVALAAALGVSRSTVREAFGVLVAEGLADRLPNRGTQVRRLDAAQVADVCRARLVVETAGVRRWAVADEEARDELRSALAAYAELRGSDCTTAQFVAAHLRIHRALAGLAGSARLLAFVDGLHAEVRLALAEVDRARGNAAEQVHSHSHLLDLLEAGDTEAAVAELAAHLEDAQTSMSDEVARRAT, from the coding sequence ATGTCCGCCACACCGCCCTTCGCCGGCCTCTCCATCGAGCCGATGACCACGGTGGAGCGGGTCGCCGAGGAGCTGCGCCGCTCGCTCTTCGAGGGTGAGATCGAGCCGGGCACCCCGCTGCGCGAGGTGGCGCTGGCCGCCGCCCTCGGGGTCTCGCGCTCGACGGTCCGCGAGGCGTTCGGCGTGCTGGTGGCCGAGGGCCTGGCCGACCGGCTGCCCAACCGCGGCACCCAGGTGCGCCGGCTCGACGCCGCCCAGGTCGCCGACGTGTGCCGCGCCCGGCTGGTCGTCGAGACCGCGGGCGTGCGCCGCTGGGCGGTCGCCGACGAGGAGGCCCGGGACGAGCTGCGGTCCGCCCTGGCGGCGTACGCCGAGCTCCGCGGGTCGGACTGCACCACCGCCCAGTTCGTCGCCGCCCACTTGCGGATCCACCGGGCGCTCGCCGGGCTGGCGGGCTCGGCCCGGTTGCTGGCCTTCGTCGACGGGCTGCACGCCGAGGTGCGCCTGGCCCTGGCCGAGGTCGACCGCGCCCGGGGCAACGCCGCCGAGCAGGTGCACTCCCACTCCCACCTGCTCGACCTGCTCGAGGCCGGCGACACCGAGGCGGCCGTGGCCGAGCTCGCCGCCCACCTCGAGGACGCCCAGACCTCGATGAGCGACGAGGTCGCGCGCCGGGCGACCTGA
- the hisC gene encoding histidinol-phosphate transaminase: protein MSTDTPSSAPRPRATIAAIPAYVAGKPPVPRPGQQVFKLSSNENPYPPLPGVVEAAEAAVQRMNRYPDMGNGELYAALAERLGVRPEQLAAGTGSVAVLYHLLQAFCEPGDEVVYAWRSFEAYPIAVSANGATSVRVPVGPDGRHDLDAMASAITDRTRVVVVCTPNNPTGTAVSDAELRAFVDRVPAHVLVVVDEAYREFVRAEDPVDALALAAAHPNVAVMRTFAKAYGLAGFRVGYLVADPVVAGAVRACALPFGVSTVAQAAAVASLDAEAALLERVDALVEERDRVVATLTDLGWQVPEAQGNFVWLPLGDRALDFAAEADRAGISVRPFAGDGVRVSIGEPEGNDVFLEVAASWVRGGGDGEGTA, encoded by the coding sequence GTGAGCACCGACACGCCCTCCTCGGCCCCCCGCCCCCGCGCGACGATCGCCGCCATCCCGGCGTACGTCGCCGGCAAGCCGCCCGTGCCGCGACCCGGCCAGCAGGTCTTCAAGCTCTCCTCCAACGAGAACCCCTACCCGCCGCTGCCCGGCGTGGTCGAGGCCGCCGAGGCCGCCGTGCAGCGGATGAACCGCTACCCCGACATGGGCAACGGCGAGCTGTACGCCGCGCTCGCCGAGCGGCTCGGCGTGCGCCCCGAGCAGCTGGCCGCCGGGACCGGGTCGGTGGCCGTGCTCTACCACCTGCTGCAGGCCTTCTGCGAGCCCGGCGACGAGGTCGTCTACGCCTGGCGCTCCTTCGAGGCCTACCCGATCGCGGTCTCGGCCAACGGCGCCACCTCGGTGCGCGTGCCGGTCGGGCCCGACGGCCGCCACGACCTCGACGCGATGGCCTCCGCGATCACCGACCGGACCCGGGTGGTGGTCGTGTGCACGCCCAACAACCCCACCGGCACGGCCGTCAGCGACGCCGAGCTGCGGGCCTTCGTCGACCGGGTGCCGGCGCACGTGCTGGTGGTGGTCGACGAGGCCTACCGCGAGTTCGTCCGCGCCGAGGACCCGGTCGACGCCCTCGCCCTGGCGGCCGCCCACCCCAACGTCGCGGTGATGCGGACCTTCGCCAAGGCCTACGGCCTGGCCGGCTTCCGGGTGGGCTACCTCGTGGCCGACCCGGTCGTCGCGGGCGCCGTGCGCGCGTGCGCCCTGCCCTTCGGCGTCTCCACCGTCGCCCAGGCCGCGGCGGTCGCCTCCCTCGACGCGGAGGCCGCACTGCTGGAGCGCGTCGACGCGCTGGTCGAGGAGCGCGACCGGGTCGTCGCGACCCTGACCGACCTGGGCTGGCAGGTGCCCGAGGCCCAGGGCAACTTCGTCTGGTTGCCGCTGGGCGACCGGGCGCTCGACTTCGCCGCGGAGGCGGACCGCGCCGGCATCTCGGTGCGCCCCTTCGCCGGCGACGGCGTCCGGGTCAGCATCGGCGAGCCCGAGGGCAACGACGTCTTCCTCGAGGTGGCCGCCTCCTGGGTCCGGGGTGGCGGCGACGGCGAGGGCACGGCCTGA
- a CDS encoding phage holin family protein encodes MRILVFLVGNALALGAAVWLLDGITLASSSDSELALELVVVGAIFGLVNAVVRPVVRLLSLPLIILTLGLFWVVVNAAMLLLTSAIADGVGLGFRVDGFVTALLGSVVISVALLLLDVVLPDPDRRR; translated from the coding sequence ATGAGGATCCTCGTCTTCCTGGTCGGCAACGCCCTGGCCCTGGGCGCGGCGGTGTGGCTGCTCGACGGCATCACCCTCGCCTCCTCCTCCGACAGCGAACTGGCGCTGGAGCTGGTCGTGGTCGGGGCGATCTTCGGGCTGGTCAACGCCGTGGTCCGCCCGGTGGTGCGGCTGCTGTCGCTGCCGCTCATCATCCTGACTCTGGGGCTGTTCTGGGTCGTGGTCAACGCCGCGATGCTGCTGCTGACCAGCGCGATCGCCGACGGCGTGGGGCTGGGGTTCCGGGTCGACGGCTTCGTCACCGCGCTGCTCGGCTCGGTGGTCATCTCGGTCGCGCTGCTGCTGCTCGACGTCGTGCTGCCCGACCCCGACCGACGCCGGTGA
- a CDS encoding response regulator transcription factor — translation MSSDPSAQGGRQHVLVVEDDRAVRESLRRSLEFNGYQVSTASDGAEALAGISGVNPDAVVMDVMMPRLDGLETTRALRKVGNSVPILVLTARDAVGDRVEGLDAGADDYLTKPFALEELLARLRALLRRVTPVEGDPDEQLAFSDLRMDLASREVRRGDRLIELTRTEFALLELFMRRPRRVLERSFILEEVWGFDFPTTANSLEVYVGYLRRKTEADDEPRLLHTVRGVGYVLRES, via the coding sequence GTGAGCTCGGATCCCAGCGCCCAGGGTGGCCGTCAGCACGTGCTCGTCGTCGAGGACGACCGAGCGGTCCGCGAGTCGCTGCGGCGCTCGCTGGAGTTCAACGGCTACCAGGTCTCGACGGCCTCCGACGGGGCCGAGGCCCTGGCCGGGATCAGCGGGGTCAACCCCGACGCCGTCGTGATGGACGTGATGATGCCGCGGCTCGACGGGCTCGAGACGACCCGGGCGCTGCGCAAGGTCGGCAACAGCGTGCCGATCCTGGTCCTCACCGCGCGCGACGCCGTGGGCGACCGGGTGGAGGGGCTCGACGCGGGGGCCGACGACTACCTCACCAAGCCGTTCGCGCTCGAGGAGCTGCTGGCCCGGCTCCGGGCGCTGCTGCGCCGCGTCACGCCCGTCGAGGGCGACCCCGACGAGCAGCTGGCGTTCTCCGACCTGCGGATGGACCTCGCCTCCCGGGAGGTACGCCGCGGCGACCGCCTCATCGAGCTGACCCGCACCGAGTTCGCCCTGCTCGAGCTGTTCATGCGCCGCCCGCGGCGCGTCCTGGAGCGGTCGTTCATCCTCGAGGAGGTCTGGGGCTTCGACTTCCCCACGACCGCCAACAGCCTCGAGGTGTACGTCGGCTACCTGCGCCGCAAGACCGAGGCCGACGACGAGCCGCGGCTGCTGCACACCGTGCGCGGCGTCGGCTACGTCCTGCGCGAGTCGTGA
- a CDS encoding glutathione S-transferase family protein, producing the protein MSEDSANDSANDGADDSGTDTSGSYVEEGKSFDRDMNYIPDRIVREPEEGADPPQWPVEPGRYRLVAAKACPWANRAIIVRELLGLEEVISLGLAGPVHDKRSWTFDLDPDGVDPVLGVERLQQSYFARYPDYPRGITVPAMVDVPTGQVVTNDFPWITHDLFFEWREHHKPGAPDLWPADVREEMDEVMQRVFTEVNNGVYRCGFAGSQEAYDEAYDRLWTALDWLEERLADRRYLMGSTITEADVRLFTTLARFDAVYHGHFKCNRQKLVELPHLWGYARDLFQTPGFGSNTDFEQIKQHYYVVQTDVNPSQVVPQGPDLSGWTTPHGREQLG; encoded by the coding sequence ATGAGCGAGGACAGCGCGAACGACAGCGCGAACGACGGCGCGGACGACAGCGGCACCGACACGAGCGGGAGCTACGTGGAGGAGGGCAAGTCCTTCGACCGCGACATGAACTACATCCCGGACCGCATCGTGCGCGAGCCGGAGGAGGGGGCCGACCCGCCGCAGTGGCCGGTCGAGCCGGGCCGCTACCGCCTGGTCGCCGCCAAGGCGTGCCCGTGGGCCAACCGCGCCATCATCGTGCGCGAGCTGCTCGGCCTCGAGGAGGTCATCTCGCTCGGGCTGGCCGGGCCGGTGCACGACAAGCGCAGCTGGACCTTCGACCTCGACCCCGACGGCGTCGACCCGGTGCTCGGCGTCGAGCGGCTGCAGCAGTCCTACTTCGCGCGCTACCCCGACTACCCCCGCGGCATCACGGTGCCGGCGATGGTCGACGTGCCGACGGGGCAGGTCGTGACCAACGACTTCCCGTGGATCACCCACGACCTGTTCTTCGAGTGGCGCGAGCACCACAAGCCGGGGGCGCCCGACCTGTGGCCGGCCGACGTCCGCGAGGAGATGGACGAGGTGATGCAGCGCGTGTTCACCGAGGTCAACAACGGTGTCTACCGCTGCGGGTTCGCCGGCTCGCAGGAGGCGTACGACGAGGCCTACGACCGGCTCTGGACCGCGCTGGACTGGCTGGAGGAGCGGCTGGCCGACCGTCGCTACCTGATGGGGTCGACGATCACCGAGGCCGACGTGCGCCTGTTCACGACTCTCGCGCGCTTCGACGCCGTCTACCACGGCCACTTCAAGTGCAACCGGCAGAAGCTGGTCGAGCTGCCGCACCTGTGGGGCTACGCCCGCGACCTGTTCCAGACGCCCGGGTTCGGCTCCAACACCGACTTCGAGCAGATCAAGCAGCACTACTACGTCGTGCAGACCGACGTGAACCCCAGCCAGGTCGTGCCCCAGGGTCCGGACCTGTCCGGCTGGACCACGCCCCACGGTCGCGAGCAGCTGGGCTGA
- a CDS encoding fructosamine kinase family protein — MARMRGTAERVEQLLGRPVVATSPVAGGDICVATRVRLADGSSALVKSRPGAPAGFFEAEARGLRWLAEPGVVPVAEVLAVEADCLVIGWIEPTRPSPEAAADLGRGLARLHAGGAAAYGAEQDGFVGSLPLPNRTAPSWPEFYATRRVLPYLKLAVDRGHVDREDATAVEDVVRRLTSLAGPDEPPARLHGDLWSGNVVWGHDGAVLVDPAAHGGHRETDLAMLALFGLPHLQRLVDAYDEERPLADGWQDRQPLHQLFPVLVHAAMFGSAYGRRAGELARRLR, encoded by the coding sequence ATGGCACGCATGCGCGGCACCGCCGAGCGGGTCGAGCAGCTGCTCGGCAGGCCCGTCGTGGCCACCAGCCCGGTCGCCGGCGGCGACATCTGCGTGGCGACCCGCGTCCGCCTCGCCGACGGCAGCTCCGCCCTGGTCAAGTCGCGCCCCGGCGCCCCCGCCGGCTTCTTCGAGGCCGAGGCCCGAGGGCTGCGCTGGCTGGCCGAGCCCGGCGTGGTGCCGGTCGCCGAGGTGCTCGCCGTCGAGGCCGACTGCCTGGTGATCGGCTGGATCGAGCCCACCCGCCCCTCCCCCGAGGCGGCGGCCGACCTCGGGCGCGGGCTGGCCCGGCTGCACGCCGGCGGAGCGGCGGCGTACGGCGCGGAGCAGGACGGCTTCGTGGGCTCCCTCCCGCTGCCCAACCGGACCGCGCCGAGCTGGCCGGAGTTCTACGCCACCCGCCGGGTGCTGCCCTACCTCAAGCTCGCCGTCGACCGGGGCCACGTCGACCGGGAGGACGCGACCGCGGTGGAGGACGTCGTGCGCCGCCTCACCTCGCTCGCCGGCCCCGACGAGCCACCCGCCCGGCTCCACGGCGACCTCTGGTCGGGCAACGTCGTGTGGGGCCACGACGGCGCCGTCCTGGTCGACCCGGCGGCCCACGGCGGCCACCGCGAGACCGACCTCGCGATGCTGGCGCTCTTCGGGCTGCCTCACCTGCAGCGGCTCGTCGACGCCTACGACGAGGAGCGCCCCCTCGCCGACGGCTGGCAGGACCGCCAGCCGCTCCACCAGCTCTTCCCCGTGCTCGTCCACGCCGCGATGTTCGGGTCGGCGTACGGCCGGCGGGCGGGGGAGCTGGCGCGGCGGTTGCGGTGA
- a CDS encoding sigma-70 family RNA polymerase sigma factor, whose protein sequence is MTQTDAPEIPAPRAAAEGSPAAPEGAEFPEVADRYRRELTAHCYRMTGSVYDAEDMVQETYLRAWKAFDDFEGRSSVRTWLYRIATNVCLTNLESKGRRPLPTGLGMPDAQARDELVEATEVPWLQPVPDVMVDVANVDPAQVVGNRDAIRLAFVAALQHLPPRQRAVLVLRDVLRWSAKETATALDTTAAAVNSALQRAHAQLAEKQLSEGTVEDDLSPEHEAMLERYVRAFWAKDMDALVTMLAHDAVWEMPPFTAWYQGSQTIAELIEHNCPGQRHDMPMVRTSANGQPAYGLYMRVPDGSFVPFQLQVLQIVDGRVQHVVAFFEEGLFELFGLPSSLPASHQAG, encoded by the coding sequence ATGACCCAGACCGACGCACCCGAGATCCCCGCGCCGCGCGCGGCCGCGGAGGGCAGCCCGGCGGCCCCCGAGGGGGCGGAGTTCCCCGAGGTGGCCGACCGCTACCGCCGCGAGCTGACCGCGCACTGCTACCGGATGACCGGGTCGGTGTACGACGCCGAGGACATGGTCCAGGAGACCTACCTGCGGGCCTGGAAGGCCTTCGACGACTTCGAGGGTCGCTCCAGCGTGCGGACCTGGCTCTACCGGATCGCCACCAACGTCTGCCTGACCAACCTCGAGAGCAAGGGCCGGCGGCCGCTCCCGACCGGCCTGGGGATGCCCGACGCCCAGGCCCGCGACGAGCTCGTCGAGGCGACCGAGGTGCCGTGGCTGCAGCCGGTGCCGGACGTGATGGTCGACGTGGCCAACGTCGACCCGGCCCAGGTCGTCGGCAACCGCGACGCGATCCGGCTGGCCTTTGTCGCCGCGCTGCAGCACCTGCCCCCGCGCCAGCGCGCGGTGCTGGTGCTGCGCGACGTGCTGCGGTGGAGCGCCAAGGAGACCGCGACCGCCCTCGACACCACGGCCGCCGCGGTCAACAGCGCCCTGCAGCGGGCCCACGCCCAGCTGGCGGAGAAGCAGCTGAGCGAGGGCACCGTCGAGGACGACCTGAGCCCCGAGCACGAGGCGATGCTGGAGCGCTACGTGCGGGCCTTCTGGGCCAAGGACATGGACGCCCTGGTGACGATGCTGGCGCACGACGCCGTGTGGGAGATGCCGCCGTTCACCGCGTGGTACCAGGGCTCGCAGACCATCGCCGAGCTGATCGAGCACAACTGCCCCGGCCAGCGCCACGACATGCCGATGGTGCGCACGTCGGCCAACGGCCAGCCGGCGTACGGCCTCTACATGCGGGTGCCCGACGGCTCCTTCGTGCCCTTCCAGCTGCAGGTGCTGCAGATCGTCGACGGACGGGTGCAGCACGTGGTGGCGTTCTTCGAGGAGGGCCTGTTCGAGCTGTTCGGGCTGCCGTCCTCGCTGCCGGCCTCGCACCAGGCCGGGTAG
- a CDS encoding MarR family winged helix-turn-helix transcriptional regulator, whose amino-acid sequence MGSGATDSRELLPELAVLPGHLLWRSAARVHAALAEVLPPGVDLHAYAALLALGGGATRSQQELAQTISVSRTTMVKVASALAEDGLVERVRSPEDRRSYALTRTPAGAAAARRWRRHADAVEAQVTAGFSDAERDELRALLGRVAQDELSPEVPAPLRESIGFLVTRVHARTHREALGALEPVGVEPRHYATLTALTATGPVPQAELARRLGLSGASMVQIADELEQRGLVERRRPPADRRVQVLHLQPGAEDVLDEAGRVVRAQVEQVLATLSPAEVSRVVSLLQRLVTAP is encoded by the coding sequence ATGGGCAGCGGGGCGACCGACAGCCGTGAGCTGCTGCCCGAGCTCGCGGTCCTGCCCGGCCACCTGCTGTGGCGCTCGGCCGCGCGCGTCCACGCCGCCCTCGCCGAGGTGCTGCCCCCCGGGGTCGACCTGCACGCGTACGCCGCGCTGCTCGCCCTCGGCGGCGGGGCCACCCGGTCGCAGCAGGAGCTGGCGCAGACCATCTCCGTCAGCCGCACCACCATGGTCAAGGTGGCCTCGGCGCTGGCCGAGGACGGGCTCGTCGAGCGGGTCCGCAGCCCCGAGGACCGCCGGTCCTACGCCCTGACCCGCACGCCGGCCGGCGCCGCGGCGGCCCGGCGCTGGCGTCGCCACGCCGACGCCGTCGAGGCCCAGGTGACCGCGGGGTTCAGCGACGCGGAGCGCGACGAGCTGCGGGCGCTGCTCGGCCGGGTGGCGCAGGACGAGCTGTCCCCGGAGGTGCCCGCGCCGCTGCGCGAGAGCATCGGCTTCCTCGTCACCCGCGTCCACGCCCGCACCCACCGCGAGGCCCTCGGGGCGCTCGAGCCGGTCGGCGTCGAGCCGCGCCACTACGCCACCCTGACCGCGCTCACCGCGACCGGGCCGGTGCCGCAGGCCGAGCTGGCCCGCCGCCTGGGCCTCAGCGGCGCCAGCATGGTGCAGATCGCCGACGAGCTCGAGCAGCGCGGGCTCGTCGAGCGCCGCCGTCCCCCGGCCGACCGTCGGGTCCAGGTGCTCCACCTGCAGCCCGGTGCCGAGGACGTCCTCGACGAGGCCGGCCGCGTCGTCCGGGCCCAGGTCGAGCAGGTGCTCGCGACGCTGTCGCCGGCCGAGGTGTCCCGGGTGGTGTCGCTGCTGCAGCGGCTGGTCACCGCGCCCTGA